The proteins below are encoded in one region of Brachyspira intermedia PWS/A:
- a CDS encoding GldG family protein, with translation MSNKKFNLKIATLASWVLLFFAWIFFYAVTQTPTPVFWAVLALTSIITITTLIVDRKQIVSFLKMRFVHKAFFGILSLIIILAILVGLYIISINFPIRFDLTQNKSYTVSQQTMDVLSRIDSPLSIVVLRSPSTDPTSADWRADLLLEQYKRINKHISVEYINPIEKPSAKSKYQMTQVGEIVFTYGQGKQVRVYRKDLTTQSKVTSDPLFVGEEKFTQSIYTLLDTESYTVYFTIGHGERQIQDRGGEGLSYVKTYLENENYKVKELNIILENIPTDASLIVIAAPVETFSDFEIDKLNNYVKTGGKLLVLYDSFMDRSKFNSNLGNFLSDWGFKTKNDYIIDTASSVVIPVNIVPQYTSHPITQTLKEGNVFACLVVARSILSGENKYNGSFENIITTTPQGYGKEEATFDLSRARFNPRTDIPGPVPLAISGTYEIEGRKDPARIVVFGDATFALNAYINPEQGQSVDIAFAGNKDLFMNTVAYLLEARQKITIRPKEASIKNLTLTTTQTNFIRYVAQIGLPCLFGILGILIWFLRRR, from the coding sequence ATGTCAAATAAGAAATTTAATTTAAAAATAGCTACATTAGCATCTTGGGTATTATTATTTTTTGCTTGGATTTTCTTTTATGCAGTAACTCAAACTCCTACTCCTGTTTTTTGGGCAGTATTAGCATTAACTTCCATAATAACTATTACTACATTAATAGTAGATAGAAAACAAATAGTATCTTTTTTGAAGATGCGATTTGTACATAAAGCTTTTTTTGGAATATTATCATTAATAATAATTCTTGCTATACTTGTAGGTTTATATATTATAAGTATAAATTTCCCTATAAGATTTGACTTAACACAAAATAAATCATATACAGTATCTCAGCAAACTATGGACGTTTTATCAAGAATAGATAGTCCGCTTTCTATAGTAGTATTGAGATCACCTAGTACAGATCCAACATCAGCAGATTGGAGAGCGGATTTATTATTAGAACAATATAAAAGAATAAATAAACATATAAGTGTTGAATATATTAACCCTATAGAAAAACCTTCTGCTAAAAGTAAATATCAAATGACTCAGGTTGGAGAAATAGTATTTACTTACGGACAAGGAAAACAAGTAAGAGTTTACAGAAAAGATTTAACAACTCAATCTAAAGTTACTTCTGATCCTTTATTTGTAGGAGAAGAAAAATTCACTCAATCTATATACACTTTGCTTGATACAGAATCTTATACAGTATACTTCACAATAGGACATGGTGAAAGACAAATACAAGACAGAGGCGGTGAAGGTTTATCTTATGTTAAAACTTATTTAGAAAATGAAAATTATAAAGTAAAAGAATTAAATATAATACTTGAAAATATACCAACAGATGCATCATTAATCGTAATAGCTGCACCTGTGGAAACTTTTAGTGATTTTGAAATAGACAAATTAAATAATTATGTAAAAACAGGCGGAAAACTTCTTGTTTTATATGATAGCTTTATGGATAGAAGTAAATTTAACAGCAATTTAGGAAACTTCTTATCTGATTGGGGATTTAAAACTAAAAATGACTATATAATAGATACAGCTTCAAGTGTAGTTATACCTGTTAATATAGTACCTCAATATACTTCTCACCCAATAACTCAAACATTAAAAGAAGGAAATGTATTTGCTTGTTTGGTTGTTGCAAGAAGTATATTAAGCGGTGAAAATAAATACAATGGAAGTTTTGAAAATATAATTACAACTACTCCTCAAGGTTACGGAAAAGAAGAAGCTACTTTCGATTTATCAAGAGCTAGATTCAATCCGAGAACAGATATACCTGGTCCTGTGCCTTTGGCTATAAGCGGTACTTATGAAATAGAAGGAAGAAAAGACCCAGCAAGAATCGTAGTATTTGGAGATGCTACATTTGCTTTAAATGCATACATCAATCCCGAACAAGGTCAGTCTGTAGATATTGCTTTTGCCGGAAATAAAGACCTATTTATGAATACTGTTGCTTATCTATTGGAAGCAAGACAGAAAATCACTATAAGACCTAAAGAAGCAAGCATTAAAAACCTTACTCTTACAACAACTCAAACTAATTTTATTAGATATGTTGCTCAAATAGGTTTGCCTTGTTTATTCGGTATACTTGGTATATTAATATGGTTCTTAAGAAGAAGATAA